The Pseudomonas sp. G2-4 genome window below encodes:
- a CDS encoding NUDIX hydrolase, with translation MDWNPHITVATIVEDNGRFLMVEESKGGRAVLNQPAGHLDPNETLIEAAVRETLEETGWDVEPTSVVGIYLYTAPSNGVTYQRVCFAAKALNHRPDYQLDDGILGAKWLSRDELLEQRDRWRSELIIRCIDDYLAGHCHSLTLIRPSL, from the coding sequence ATGGACTGGAACCCCCACATCACCGTCGCCACCATCGTCGAAGACAACGGCCGCTTCCTGATGGTGGAAGAATCCAAGGGTGGGCGCGCAGTGCTCAACCAGCCCGCCGGCCACCTGGACCCGAATGAAACCCTGATCGAAGCCGCCGTACGCGAGACCCTGGAGGAAACCGGCTGGGACGTCGAACCTACGAGCGTGGTAGGCATCTACCTGTACACCGCCCCCAGCAACGGCGTGACTTACCAACGGGTCTGTTTCGCCGCGAAGGCCTTGAACCATCGCCCTGACTATCAACTGGACGACGGGATCCTCGGCGCCAAATGGCTAAGCCGAGACGAACTGCTCGAACAGCGCGACCGCTGGCGCAGCGAACTGATCATCCGCTGCATCGACGATTATCTGGCCGGCCATTGCCACAGTCTGACGCTGATCCGCCCATCTCTTTAG
- a CDS encoding NADP-dependent isocitrate dehydrogenase: MPTRSKIIYTFTDEAPALATYSLLPIVEAFTASADIAVETRDISLAGRILASFPEQLGDKAVADHLAELGDLAVTPEANIIKLPNISASVPQLQAAIKELQAQGYALPDYPETVTSDADKEAKARYDKIKGSAVNPVLREGNSDRRAPLSVKNYARKHPHKMGAWSADSKSHVAHMSTGDFYGSEKAALIDAAGSVKIELIAQDGTATVLKEKTTVQAGEILDCAVMSKNALRDFIAAEIEDAKQKGVLLSVHLKATMMKVSDPIMFGQIVAEFYKEALAKHAQVLEQIGFNLNNGIGDLYARIKALPAEQQAQIEADIQAVYAARPSLAMVNSDKGITNLHVPSDVIVDASMPAMIRDSGKMWGTDGQLHDTKAVIPDRCYATIYQAVIEDCKQHGAFDPTTMGSVPNVGLMAKKAEEYGSHDKTFQIKANGVVRVSDSTGRTLLEQNVEAGDIFRMCQTKDAPIQDWVKLAVNRARASSTPAIFWLDPMRAHDGVVIEKVQTYLKDYDTAGLDIRIMSPVDAMKFTLARTREGKDTISVTGNVLRDYLTDLFPIMELGTSAKMLSIVPLMNGGGLFETGAGGSAPKHVQQLLEENFLRWDSLGEFLALAASLEHLGVTYNNPKALVLAKTLDQATGEFLDRNKSPSRKVGGIDNRGSHFYLTLFWAQALAAQDDDAALKAQFATLAKTLTDNEEKIVAELNAVQGKPVDIGGYYFANPELTSKVMRPSNTFNAAIAALV, translated from the coding sequence ATGCCCACCCGCTCGAAGATCATCTATACCTTCACCGACGAAGCGCCCGCCCTCGCCACCTATTCGCTGCTGCCGATCGTCGAAGCCTTTACCGCTTCGGCCGATATCGCCGTGGAAACCCGCGATATCTCCCTCGCAGGGCGCATCCTGGCCAGCTTCCCCGAGCAACTGGGTGACAAAGCCGTAGCCGACCACCTCGCCGAACTGGGCGACCTGGCCGTTACGCCTGAAGCCAACATCATCAAGCTGCCGAACATCAGCGCCTCGGTGCCGCAACTGCAGGCCGCGATCAAGGAATTGCAGGCCCAGGGCTACGCACTGCCGGACTACCCTGAGACCGTGACCAGCGACGCCGACAAAGAAGCCAAGGCTCGCTACGACAAGATCAAGGGCAGCGCCGTGAACCCGGTCCTGCGCGAAGGCAACTCCGACCGCCGCGCACCGCTGTCGGTCAAGAACTACGCGCGCAAGCACCCGCACAAAATGGGCGCCTGGTCGGCCGACTCCAAGTCCCACGTGGCCCACATGAGCACCGGCGATTTCTACGGCAGCGAAAAAGCCGCCCTGATCGACGCCGCGGGCAGTGTGAAAATCGAGCTGATCGCTCAGGATGGCACCGCCACCGTCCTGAAAGAAAAAACCACCGTGCAAGCCGGTGAGATCCTCGATTGCGCCGTGATGAGCAAAAACGCCCTGCGCGACTTCATCGCCGCCGAAATCGAAGACGCCAAGCAAAAAGGCGTCCTGTTGTCGGTTCACCTCAAGGCCACCATGATGAAGGTCTCCGACCCAATCATGTTCGGCCAGATCGTCGCCGAGTTCTATAAAGAGGCCCTGGCCAAGCACGCCCAAGTGCTGGAGCAGATCGGCTTCAACCTGAACAACGGCATTGGCGACCTGTACGCCCGCATCAAGGCCCTGCCGGCCGAGCAGCAGGCGCAGATCGAAGCCGACATCCAGGCGGTCTACGCGGCGCGCCCATCCCTGGCGATGGTCAACTCCGACAAAGGCATCACCAACCTGCACGTGCCGAGCGACGTTATTGTCGACGCCTCGATGCCGGCCATGATCCGTGACTCCGGCAAGATGTGGGGCACCGATGGCCAGTTGCACGACACCAAGGCCGTGATCCCGGATCGCTGCTACGCCACCATCTACCAGGCGGTGATCGAAGACTGCAAGCAACACGGCGCCTTCGACCCAACGACCATGGGCAGCGTGCCGAACGTCGGCCTGATGGCCAAGAAAGCCGAAGAGTACGGCTCCCACGACAAGACCTTCCAGATCAAGGCCAACGGCGTGGTCCGCGTTTCCGACAGCACCGGTCGCACCTTGCTGGAGCAGAACGTCGAGGCTGGCGACATCTTCCGCATGTGCCAGACCAAGGACGCGCCGATCCAGGATTGGGTCAAGCTGGCCGTCAACCGTGCCCGCGCCAGCAGCACCCCGGCGATTTTCTGGCTGGACCCGATGCGCGCCCATGACGGCGTGGTGATCGAGAAAGTCCAGACCTACCTGAAGGACTACGACACCGCTGGCCTGGACATCCGCATCATGTCGCCGGTCGACGCGATGAAGTTCACCCTGGCCCGCACCCGCGAAGGCAAGGACACCATATCGGTGACCGGCAACGTGCTGCGCGACTACCTGACCGACCTGTTCCCGATCATGGAACTGGGCACCAGCGCCAAGATGCTGTCCATCGTGCCGCTGATGAACGGCGGCGGCCTGTTCGAAACCGGCGCTGGCGGTTCGGCCCCCAAGCACGTGCAGCAATTGCTGGAAGAAAACTTCCTGCGCTGGGATTCCCTGGGCGAGTTCCTGGCCCTGGCCGCGTCCCTCGAGCACCTGGGCGTGACTTACAACAACCCGAAAGCACTGGTGCTGGCCAAGACCCTGGACCAGGCTACCGGTGAGTTCCTGGACCGCAACAAGTCGCCTTCGCGCAAGGTCGGCGGTATCGACAACCGCGGCAGCCATTTCTACCTGACCCTGTTCTGGGCCCAGGCACTGGCCGCCCAGGATGACGACGCAGCCCTCAAGGCCCAGTTCGCGACCCTGGCCAAGACATTGACCGACAACGAAGAAAAAATCGTTGCCGAACTCAATGCCGTGCAAGGCAAGCCCGTGGACATCGGCGGCTACTACTTCGCCAACCCGGAGCTGACCAGCAAGGTCATGCGCCCGAGCAACACCTTCAACGCGGCGATTGCTGCGCTGGTGTAA
- the mnmA gene encoding tRNA 2-thiouridine(34) synthase MnmA, producing MRDPAPSDTSKKRVIVGMSGGVDSSVSALLLIEQGYEVEGLFMKNWEEDDGTEYCTAMDDLADAQAVCDKIGIKLHTANFAAEYWDNVFEHFLAEYKAGRTPNPDILCNREIKFKAFLDYAMMLGADLIATGHYVRRRDIDGRTELLKGLDPNKDQSYFLHAVGGEQIAKTLFPVGELEKPEVRAIAEKHELATAKKKDSTGICFIGERRFSDFLKQYLPAQPGEIKTTEGEVIGRHHGLMYHTIGQRQGLGIGGLKDAGEEPWYVLIKDLEHNELIVGQGNDHPWLFSRALLASDIYWVNPIDLSEPRRLTAKVRYRQSDQPCTLEKTATGYRAIFDDPQRAVTPGQSVVFYDGEICLGGGVIEIAEPWSSKA from the coding sequence ATGCGTGATCCAGCCCCTTCTGACACATCCAAGAAGCGCGTCATTGTCGGCATGTCCGGCGGCGTAGACTCTTCCGTTTCCGCCCTTCTGCTGATCGAGCAGGGTTATGAGGTGGAAGGCCTGTTCATGAAGAACTGGGAAGAAGACGACGGAACCGAATACTGCACGGCCATGGACGACCTTGCGGACGCCCAGGCCGTGTGCGACAAGATCGGCATCAAGCTGCACACCGCCAATTTTGCCGCCGAGTACTGGGACAACGTGTTCGAGCACTTCCTGGCCGAATACAAGGCCGGCCGCACGCCGAACCCGGACATCCTCTGCAACCGCGAAATCAAGTTCAAGGCGTTCCTCGACTACGCCATGATGCTCGGTGCCGACCTGATTGCCACCGGCCACTATGTGCGCCGCCGCGACATCGACGGCCGTACCGAGCTGCTCAAGGGCCTGGATCCGAACAAGGACCAGAGCTACTTCCTGCATGCCGTCGGTGGCGAACAGATCGCCAAGACCCTGTTCCCGGTGGGCGAGCTGGAAAAGCCCGAAGTGCGCGCGATTGCCGAGAAACATGAGCTCGCCACCGCCAAGAAGAAAGACTCCACCGGCATCTGCTTCATCGGCGAGCGCCGCTTCAGCGACTTTCTCAAGCAATACCTGCCGGCCCAGCCGGGCGAGATCAAGACCACCGAAGGCGAGGTCATCGGCCGTCACCATGGCCTGATGTACCACACCATCGGCCAGCGCCAGGGCCTGGGCATCGGCGGATTGAAAGACGCCGGTGAAGAGCCGTGGTATGTGCTGATCAAGGACCTGGAGCACAACGAGTTGATCGTCGGCCAGGGCAACGACCATCCGTGGCTGTTTTCCCGCGCCCTGCTCGCCTCCGACATCTACTGGGTCAACCCGATCGACCTGAGCGAACCGCGCCGCCTGACGGCCAAGGTTCGCTACCGCCAGAGCGACCAGCCCTGCACCCTGGAAAAAACCGCCACGGGCTATCGGGCCATTTTCGATGACCCGCAACGCGCGGTCACACCCGGTCAGTCCGTGGTGTTCTACGACGGCGAAATCTGCCTGGGCGGTGGCGTGATCGAAATCGCAGAGCCCTGGAGCAGCAAGGCATGA
- the hflD gene encoding high frequency lysogenization protein HflD, which produces MTPIQEQLTALGGVFLAAVLVDRIAKTGQATEAGLGCMLGSLLVRDPKDTLEVYGGDDLNLREGYRALVGALERDPSALQREPLRYALSMLGLERQLAKRDDLLETIGKRLPQIQSQVEHFGPSHENVIAACGALYQDTLSTLRQRIQVHGDMRNLQQPSNASKIRALLLAGIRSARLWRQLGGHRWQLVVSRRKLLKELYPLMRNE; this is translated from the coding sequence ATGACGCCTATTCAGGAACAACTGACGGCATTGGGCGGCGTGTTTCTCGCCGCCGTGCTGGTGGACCGGATCGCCAAGACCGGCCAGGCCACCGAAGCGGGCCTGGGCTGCATGCTCGGCAGCCTGCTGGTTCGCGACCCCAAGGACACCCTGGAAGTCTACGGAGGCGACGACCTGAACCTGCGTGAAGGCTACCGTGCGCTGGTCGGCGCCCTGGAGCGCGACCCCAGCGCCCTGCAACGCGAACCGCTGCGCTACGCCCTGTCGATGCTGGGCCTTGAGCGTCAGTTGGCCAAGCGTGACGACCTGCTGGAAACCATTGGCAAACGCCTGCCGCAGATCCAGTCCCAGGTCGAACACTTCGGCCCGTCCCACGAAAACGTCATTGCCGCCTGCGGCGCGCTGTACCAGGACACCCTGAGCACCTTGCGCCAACGCATCCAGGTGCATGGCGACATGCGCAACCTGCAGCAACCGAGCAACGCCTCGAAGATCCGCGCCCTATTGCTGGCGGGGATTCGCTCGGCACGGTTGTGGCGGCAGTTGGGCGGCCATCGCTGGCAGTTGGTGGTCAGCCGGCGCAAATTGCTTAAAGAGCTTTACCCGTTGATGCGCAACGAATAA
- the icd gene encoding NADP-dependent isocitrate dehydrogenase, with the protein MGYQKIQVPAVGDKITVNADHSLNVPDNPIIPFIEGDGIGVDISPVMIKVVDAAVQKAYGGKRKISWMEVYAGEKATQVYDQDTWLPQETLDAVKDYVVSIKGPLTTPVGGGIRSLNVALRQQLDLYVCLRPVRWFEGVPSPVKKPGDVDMTIFRENSEDIYAGIEWKAGSPEATKVIKFLKEEMGVTKIRFDQDCGIGVKPVSKQGTKRLARKALQYVVDNDRDSLTIVHKGNIMKFTEGAFKEWAYEVAAEEFGATLLDGGPWMQFKNPRTGKNVIVKDAIADAMLQQILLRPAEYDVIATLNLNGDYLSDALAAEVGGIGIAPGANLSDTVAMFEATHGTAPKYAGKDQVNPGSLILSAEMMLRHMGWTEAADLIIKGTNGAISAKTVTYDFERLMEGAKLVSSSGFGDALISHM; encoded by the coding sequence ATGGGGTATCAAAAGATTCAGGTTCCAGCTGTCGGTGACAAAATCACCGTCAATGCAGACCATTCTCTTAATGTTCCCGACAACCCGATCATCCCCTTCATCGAAGGTGACGGCATTGGCGTCGATATCAGTCCGGTCATGATCAAGGTTGTGGACGCTGCAGTTCAGAAAGCCTACGGCGGCAAGCGCAAGATTTCCTGGATGGAAGTCTATGCCGGTGAGAAAGCGACTCAAGTTTACGACCAGGACACCTGGCTCCCTCAGGAGACCCTGGACGCGGTCAAGGATTACGTGGTTTCCATCAAGGGCCCGCTGACCACGCCGGTCGGTGGCGGTATCCGTTCGTTGAACGTGGCCCTGCGTCAGCAGCTGGACCTTTATGTGTGCCTGCGCCCGGTGCGCTGGTTCGAAGGTGTGCCAAGCCCGGTCAAGAAGCCTGGCGACGTGGACATGACGATCTTTCGCGAGAACTCCGAAGACATCTACGCTGGTATCGAGTGGAAGGCCGGTTCGCCTGAAGCGACCAAGGTCATCAAGTTCCTGAAAGAAGAAATGGGCGTCACCAAGATCCGTTTCGACCAGGACTGCGGCATCGGCGTCAAGCCGGTCTCCAAGCAGGGTACCAAGCGCCTGGCGCGCAAGGCCTTGCAATACGTTGTCGATAACGATCGCGATTCGCTGACCATCGTGCACAAAGGCAACATCATGAAGTTCACCGAAGGTGCCTTCAAGGAATGGGCCTACGAAGTGGCTGCCGAGGAATTCGGTGCGACCTTGCTCGACGGCGGGCCTTGGATGCAGTTCAAGAACCCGCGGACCGGCAAGAATGTCATCGTCAAGGACGCCATTGCCGACGCCATGCTCCAGCAGATCCTGCTGCGTCCGGCCGAATATGACGTGATCGCGACGCTGAACCTCAACGGTGACTACCTCTCCGACGCCCTGGCGGCGGAAGTGGGCGGTATCGGTATTGCGCCAGGTGCCAACCTGTCCGACACCGTGGCCATGTTCGAAGCCACCCACGGTACTGCGCCCAAGTACGCTGGCAAGGATCAGGTCAACCCAGGGTCATTGATCCTGTCGGCTGAAATGATGCTGCGCCACATGGGTTGGACCGAAGCGGCCGACCTGATCATCAAGGGCACCAACGGCGCGATTTCGGCCAAGACCGTGACCTATGACTTCGAACGCCTGATGGAGGGCGCCAAGCTGGTGTCGTCCTCGGGCTTCGGCGATGCCCTGATCTCGCACATGTAA